One segment of Thunnus thynnus chromosome 19, fThuThy2.1, whole genome shotgun sequence DNA contains the following:
- the sh3bp2 gene encoding SH3 domain-binding protein 2 isoform X2, with protein MDLLPTLASSVLASTASLLRESAAVQSISKRLNRRTMSSPEVCWPVPMRAIGAQNLLTMPGGVSMAGYLHKKGGSQFSLMKWPLRYTILHKGCVYYFKSSTSPAPQGAFSLNGYNRVMRAAEETTSNNVFPFKIVHFSKKHRTWFFSAASEDERRKWMRYLRREIDHYNDRKESHIPSSDSDSDADSFYGTIEKPMDIKHPIDNAEDDYVEDDDDDDEEDYLKPDSECSPTSTGRPTGPPPSYPPPPVPAAFQLRQDSCPTFSKGLPPPVPSHNRIPTSPLPKKPPPSVPPPSILKDPSKGPPPPLPFAPHLQKSTSPTPPPPPPPNAKRTFQSRATSVPGLSNEKKDWKPPLALSVLSPATLPVCDQLETRLILNGPNHSSLNVGGRQSLGNHHLGVMSNHRSKPSLPISPPSNFVGSTLKPVMSDSLSITQTPSGHPPPPSHPPLSPHLKAGLQNKPKPPPPSVKPPLPAAKSKPPTPFQRASPDGQSFRSLSDETPTEFRRKRESAKHGGGEDSDDDYENVQLPDSVFIDTTETSVVERLFKNSSSPPADGLYGIRNSGTKTSKVLVVWDASISKARNYRLFTEDDCIFLETEVNFPTLSALIEHYYNHPLPHHGSLCLQIPYTKIMNI; from the exons ATGGACCTCCTGCCGACGTTAGCTTCCTCAGTGTTAGCCTCCACAGCCAGCCTGCTGAGGGAGAGCGCTGCTGTTCAGAGCATCAGCAAGAGGCTCAACAGGAG GACCATGTCGTCACCAGAGGTGTGCTGGCCGGTGCCAATGCGAGCCATCGGGGCTCAGAACCTCCTCACCATGCCAGGCGGAGTTTCCATGGCGGGATACCTCCACAAGAAGGGAGGCAGCCAGTTTAGCCTCATGAAAT GGCCACTGAGGTACACTATCCTCCATAAGGGCTGTGTGTACTACTTTAAGAGCAGTACCTCTCCTGCACCACAGGGTGCGTTCTCTCTTAATGGCTACAACAG AGTgatgagagcagcagaggagacgACGTCCAacaatgtttttccttttaagaTCGTCCACTTCAGTAAAAAACACAGGACATGGTTTTTCTCTGCAGCCAGCGAGGACGAGAGGAGG AAATGGATGCGATACCTGCGGAGGGAGATAGATCACTATAACGACAGAAAAGAGTCACACATTCCAAG TAGTGACTCGGATTCAGATGCCGACAGTTTCTATGGCACAATTGAGAAGCCCATGGATATTAAACACCCCATCGATAATGCAGAAGATG ATTAtgttgaggatgatgatgatgacgatgaggAAGACTACCTGAAGCCAGACAGTGAATGTTCGCCGACATCTACAG GTCGACCCACAGGGCCTCCACCCTCCTACCCTCCACCCCCAGTGCCAGCTGCTTTCCAGCTCCGTCAAGACTCCTGTCCAACTTTCAGCAAAGGCCTGCCTCCTCCTGTACCATCACACAACAGAATCCCAACCAGCCCACTCCCCAAAAAACCCCCACCCtctgtcccccctccctccatatTGAAGGACCCCAGCAAAggcccacctcctcctctccccttcgCCCCCCACCTGCAGAAGTCCACAtctcccacccctcctcctcctcctccccccaaCGCAAAGAGAACTTTTCAGAGCAGGGCGACATCTGTGCCAGGGCTCAGCAACGAAAAAAAAGACTGGAAGCCTCCGCTGGCCTTGTCGGTCCTATCTCCCGCCACTCTTCCTGTCTGTGATCAATTGGAGACTAGGTTGATCCTGAATGGTCCCAACCACAGCTCCCTTAATGTTGGAGGCAGACAGTCGTTGGGCAACCACCACCTCGGGGTGATGAGCAACCACCGCAGCAAGCCAAGCCTACCGATTTCCCCTCCCTCGAATTTTGTAGGGTCCACCCTCAAACCTGTGATGTCAGACTCCCTGTCCATCACCCAGACGCCCTCCGGTCACCCACCACCACCTAGCCATCCCCCACTGTCTCCTCATCTCAAAGCTGGACTACAAAATAAACCCAAACCTCCTCCACCATCAGTCAAACCCCCGCTTCCTGCAGCCAAGTCCAAGCCACCGACCCCATTTCA AAGAGCATCTCCAGATGGCCAGAGCTTCCGCTCATTGAGTGATGAGACGCCTACAGAGTTCAGGAGGAAACGAGAGTCGGCTAAACACGGTGGAGGAGAAGATTCTGATGATGATTACGAAAAT GTGCAGCTTCCAGACTCTGTGTTCATTGACACGACTGAAACTAGCGTTGTAGAAAG GTTATTCAAGAACAGCTCCAGCCCCCCAGCGGATGGACTTTATGGCATCAGAAACTCAGGAACCAAAACCtccaag GTGCTGGTGGTGTGGGACGCCAGTATAAGCAAAGCCAGAAACTACCGCCTGTTTACAGAG GATGACTGCATATTTCTGGAGACCGAAGTGAATTTCCCCACTCTGTCAGCCTTGATCGAACACTACTACAACCATCCCCTTCCTCACCATGGCTCGCTTTGCCTGCAGATCCCCTACACAAAGATAATGAACATCTGA
- the sh3bp2 gene encoding SH3 domain-binding protein 2 isoform X1 gives MSSDMSAPSVRKKKSFARSCKPSVRMCIREQRDVMTMSSPEVCWPVPMRAIGAQNLLTMPGGVSMAGYLHKKGGSQFSLMKWPLRYTILHKGCVYYFKSSTSPAPQGAFSLNGYNRVMRAAEETTSNNVFPFKIVHFSKKHRTWFFSAASEDERRKWMRYLRREIDHYNDRKESHIPSSDSDSDADSFYGTIEKPMDIKHPIDNAEDDYVEDDDDDDEEDYLKPDSECSPTSTGRPTGPPPSYPPPPVPAAFQLRQDSCPTFSKGLPPPVPSHNRIPTSPLPKKPPPSVPPPSILKDPSKGPPPPLPFAPHLQKSTSPTPPPPPPPNAKRTFQSRATSVPGLSNEKKDWKPPLALSVLSPATLPVCDQLETRLILNGPNHSSLNVGGRQSLGNHHLGVMSNHRSKPSLPISPPSNFVGSTLKPVMSDSLSITQTPSGHPPPPSHPPLSPHLKAGLQNKPKPPPPSVKPPLPAAKSKPPTPFQRASPDGQSFRSLSDETPTEFRRKRESAKHGGGEDSDDDYENVQLPDSVFIDTTETSVVERLFKNSSSPPADGLYGIRNSGTKTSKVLVVWDASISKARNYRLFTEDDCIFLETEVNFPTLSALIEHYYNHPLPHHGSLCLQIPYTKIMNI, from the exons GACCATGTCGTCACCAGAGGTGTGCTGGCCGGTGCCAATGCGAGCCATCGGGGCTCAGAACCTCCTCACCATGCCAGGCGGAGTTTCCATGGCGGGATACCTCCACAAGAAGGGAGGCAGCCAGTTTAGCCTCATGAAAT GGCCACTGAGGTACACTATCCTCCATAAGGGCTGTGTGTACTACTTTAAGAGCAGTACCTCTCCTGCACCACAGGGTGCGTTCTCTCTTAATGGCTACAACAG AGTgatgagagcagcagaggagacgACGTCCAacaatgtttttccttttaagaTCGTCCACTTCAGTAAAAAACACAGGACATGGTTTTTCTCTGCAGCCAGCGAGGACGAGAGGAGG AAATGGATGCGATACCTGCGGAGGGAGATAGATCACTATAACGACAGAAAAGAGTCACACATTCCAAG TAGTGACTCGGATTCAGATGCCGACAGTTTCTATGGCACAATTGAGAAGCCCATGGATATTAAACACCCCATCGATAATGCAGAAGATG ATTAtgttgaggatgatgatgatgacgatgaggAAGACTACCTGAAGCCAGACAGTGAATGTTCGCCGACATCTACAG GTCGACCCACAGGGCCTCCACCCTCCTACCCTCCACCCCCAGTGCCAGCTGCTTTCCAGCTCCGTCAAGACTCCTGTCCAACTTTCAGCAAAGGCCTGCCTCCTCCTGTACCATCACACAACAGAATCCCAACCAGCCCACTCCCCAAAAAACCCCCACCCtctgtcccccctccctccatatTGAAGGACCCCAGCAAAggcccacctcctcctctccccttcgCCCCCCACCTGCAGAAGTCCACAtctcccacccctcctcctcctcctccccccaaCGCAAAGAGAACTTTTCAGAGCAGGGCGACATCTGTGCCAGGGCTCAGCAACGAAAAAAAAGACTGGAAGCCTCCGCTGGCCTTGTCGGTCCTATCTCCCGCCACTCTTCCTGTCTGTGATCAATTGGAGACTAGGTTGATCCTGAATGGTCCCAACCACAGCTCCCTTAATGTTGGAGGCAGACAGTCGTTGGGCAACCACCACCTCGGGGTGATGAGCAACCACCGCAGCAAGCCAAGCCTACCGATTTCCCCTCCCTCGAATTTTGTAGGGTCCACCCTCAAACCTGTGATGTCAGACTCCCTGTCCATCACCCAGACGCCCTCCGGTCACCCACCACCACCTAGCCATCCCCCACTGTCTCCTCATCTCAAAGCTGGACTACAAAATAAACCCAAACCTCCTCCACCATCAGTCAAACCCCCGCTTCCTGCAGCCAAGTCCAAGCCACCGACCCCATTTCA AAGAGCATCTCCAGATGGCCAGAGCTTCCGCTCATTGAGTGATGAGACGCCTACAGAGTTCAGGAGGAAACGAGAGTCGGCTAAACACGGTGGAGGAGAAGATTCTGATGATGATTACGAAAAT GTGCAGCTTCCAGACTCTGTGTTCATTGACACGACTGAAACTAGCGTTGTAGAAAG GTTATTCAAGAACAGCTCCAGCCCCCCAGCGGATGGACTTTATGGCATCAGAAACTCAGGAACCAAAACCtccaag GTGCTGGTGGTGTGGGACGCCAGTATAAGCAAAGCCAGAAACTACCGCCTGTTTACAGAG GATGACTGCATATTTCTGGAGACCGAAGTGAATTTCCCCACTCTGTCAGCCTTGATCGAACACTACTACAACCATCCCCTTCCTCACCATGGCTCGCTTTGCCTGCAGATCCCCTACACAAAGATAATGAACATCTGA
- the sh3bp2 gene encoding SH3 domain-binding protein 2 isoform X4, protein MSSDMSAPSVRKKKSFARSCKPSVRMCIREQRDVMTMSSPEVCWPVPMRAIGAQNLLTMPGGVSMAGYLHKKGGSQFSLMKWPLRYTILHKGCVYYFKSSTSPAPQGAFSLNGYNRVMRAAEETTSNNVFPFKIVHFSKKHRTWFFSAASEDERRKWMRYLRREIDHYNDRKESHIPSSDSDSDADSFYGTIEKPMDIKHPIDNAEDDYVEDDDDDDEEDYLKPDSECSPTSTGRPTGPPPSYPPPPVPAAFQLRQDSCPTFSKGLPPPVPSHNRIPTSPLPKKPPPSVPPPSILKDPSKGPPPPLPFAPHLQKSTSPTPPPPPPPNAKRTFQSRATSVPGLSNEKKDWKPPLALSVLSPATLPVCDQLETRLILNGPNHSSLNVGGRQSLGNHHLGVMSNHRSKPSLPISPPSNFVGSTLKPVMSDSLSITQTPSGHPPPPSHPPLSPHLKAGLQNKPKPPPPSVKPPLPAAKSKPPTPFQASPDGQSFRSLSDETPTEFRRKRESAKHGGGEDSDDDYENVQLPDSVFIDTTETSVVERLFKNSSSPPADGLYGIRNSGTKTSKVLVVWDASISKARNYRLFTEDDCIFLETEVNFPTLSALIEHYYNHPLPHHGSLCLQIPYTKIMNI, encoded by the exons GACCATGTCGTCACCAGAGGTGTGCTGGCCGGTGCCAATGCGAGCCATCGGGGCTCAGAACCTCCTCACCATGCCAGGCGGAGTTTCCATGGCGGGATACCTCCACAAGAAGGGAGGCAGCCAGTTTAGCCTCATGAAAT GGCCACTGAGGTACACTATCCTCCATAAGGGCTGTGTGTACTACTTTAAGAGCAGTACCTCTCCTGCACCACAGGGTGCGTTCTCTCTTAATGGCTACAACAG AGTgatgagagcagcagaggagacgACGTCCAacaatgtttttccttttaagaTCGTCCACTTCAGTAAAAAACACAGGACATGGTTTTTCTCTGCAGCCAGCGAGGACGAGAGGAGG AAATGGATGCGATACCTGCGGAGGGAGATAGATCACTATAACGACAGAAAAGAGTCACACATTCCAAG TAGTGACTCGGATTCAGATGCCGACAGTTTCTATGGCACAATTGAGAAGCCCATGGATATTAAACACCCCATCGATAATGCAGAAGATG ATTAtgttgaggatgatgatgatgacgatgaggAAGACTACCTGAAGCCAGACAGTGAATGTTCGCCGACATCTACAG GTCGACCCACAGGGCCTCCACCCTCCTACCCTCCACCCCCAGTGCCAGCTGCTTTCCAGCTCCGTCAAGACTCCTGTCCAACTTTCAGCAAAGGCCTGCCTCCTCCTGTACCATCACACAACAGAATCCCAACCAGCCCACTCCCCAAAAAACCCCCACCCtctgtcccccctccctccatatTGAAGGACCCCAGCAAAggcccacctcctcctctccccttcgCCCCCCACCTGCAGAAGTCCACAtctcccacccctcctcctcctcctccccccaaCGCAAAGAGAACTTTTCAGAGCAGGGCGACATCTGTGCCAGGGCTCAGCAACGAAAAAAAAGACTGGAAGCCTCCGCTGGCCTTGTCGGTCCTATCTCCCGCCACTCTTCCTGTCTGTGATCAATTGGAGACTAGGTTGATCCTGAATGGTCCCAACCACAGCTCCCTTAATGTTGGAGGCAGACAGTCGTTGGGCAACCACCACCTCGGGGTGATGAGCAACCACCGCAGCAAGCCAAGCCTACCGATTTCCCCTCCCTCGAATTTTGTAGGGTCCACCCTCAAACCTGTGATGTCAGACTCCCTGTCCATCACCCAGACGCCCTCCGGTCACCCACCACCACCTAGCCATCCCCCACTGTCTCCTCATCTCAAAGCTGGACTACAAAATAAACCCAAACCTCCTCCACCATCAGTCAAACCCCCGCTTCCTGCAGCCAAGTCCAAGCCACCGACCCCATTTCA AGCATCTCCAGATGGCCAGAGCTTCCGCTCATTGAGTGATGAGACGCCTACAGAGTTCAGGAGGAAACGAGAGTCGGCTAAACACGGTGGAGGAGAAGATTCTGATGATGATTACGAAAAT GTGCAGCTTCCAGACTCTGTGTTCATTGACACGACTGAAACTAGCGTTGTAGAAAG GTTATTCAAGAACAGCTCCAGCCCCCCAGCGGATGGACTTTATGGCATCAGAAACTCAGGAACCAAAACCtccaag GTGCTGGTGGTGTGGGACGCCAGTATAAGCAAAGCCAGAAACTACCGCCTGTTTACAGAG GATGACTGCATATTTCTGGAGACCGAAGTGAATTTCCCCACTCTGTCAGCCTTGATCGAACACTACTACAACCATCCCCTTCCTCACCATGGCTCGCTTTGCCTGCAGATCCCCTACACAAAGATAATGAACATCTGA
- the sh3bp2 gene encoding SH3 domain-binding protein 2 isoform X3, translating into MSSDMSAPSVRKKKSFARSCKPSVRMCIREQRDVMTMSSPEVCWPVPMRAIGAQNLLTMPGGVSMAGYLHKKGGSQFSLMKWPLRYTILHKGCVYYFKSSTSPAPQGAFSLNGYNRVMRAAEETTSNNVFPFKIVHFSKKHRTWFFSAASEDERRKWMRYLRREIDHYNDRKESHIPSDSDSDADSFYGTIEKPMDIKHPIDNAEDDYVEDDDDDDEEDYLKPDSECSPTSTGRPTGPPPSYPPPPVPAAFQLRQDSCPTFSKGLPPPVPSHNRIPTSPLPKKPPPSVPPPSILKDPSKGPPPPLPFAPHLQKSTSPTPPPPPPPNAKRTFQSRATSVPGLSNEKKDWKPPLALSVLSPATLPVCDQLETRLILNGPNHSSLNVGGRQSLGNHHLGVMSNHRSKPSLPISPPSNFVGSTLKPVMSDSLSITQTPSGHPPPPSHPPLSPHLKAGLQNKPKPPPPSVKPPLPAAKSKPPTPFQRASPDGQSFRSLSDETPTEFRRKRESAKHGGGEDSDDDYENVQLPDSVFIDTTETSVVERLFKNSSSPPADGLYGIRNSGTKTSKVLVVWDASISKARNYRLFTEDDCIFLETEVNFPTLSALIEHYYNHPLPHHGSLCLQIPYTKIMNI; encoded by the exons GACCATGTCGTCACCAGAGGTGTGCTGGCCGGTGCCAATGCGAGCCATCGGGGCTCAGAACCTCCTCACCATGCCAGGCGGAGTTTCCATGGCGGGATACCTCCACAAGAAGGGAGGCAGCCAGTTTAGCCTCATGAAAT GGCCACTGAGGTACACTATCCTCCATAAGGGCTGTGTGTACTACTTTAAGAGCAGTACCTCTCCTGCACCACAGGGTGCGTTCTCTCTTAATGGCTACAACAG AGTgatgagagcagcagaggagacgACGTCCAacaatgtttttccttttaagaTCGTCCACTTCAGTAAAAAACACAGGACATGGTTTTTCTCTGCAGCCAGCGAGGACGAGAGGAGG AAATGGATGCGATACCTGCGGAGGGAGATAGATCACTATAACGACAGAAAAGAGTCACACATTCCAAG TGACTCGGATTCAGATGCCGACAGTTTCTATGGCACAATTGAGAAGCCCATGGATATTAAACACCCCATCGATAATGCAGAAGATG ATTAtgttgaggatgatgatgatgacgatgaggAAGACTACCTGAAGCCAGACAGTGAATGTTCGCCGACATCTACAG GTCGACCCACAGGGCCTCCACCCTCCTACCCTCCACCCCCAGTGCCAGCTGCTTTCCAGCTCCGTCAAGACTCCTGTCCAACTTTCAGCAAAGGCCTGCCTCCTCCTGTACCATCACACAACAGAATCCCAACCAGCCCACTCCCCAAAAAACCCCCACCCtctgtcccccctccctccatatTGAAGGACCCCAGCAAAggcccacctcctcctctccccttcgCCCCCCACCTGCAGAAGTCCACAtctcccacccctcctcctcctcctccccccaaCGCAAAGAGAACTTTTCAGAGCAGGGCGACATCTGTGCCAGGGCTCAGCAACGAAAAAAAAGACTGGAAGCCTCCGCTGGCCTTGTCGGTCCTATCTCCCGCCACTCTTCCTGTCTGTGATCAATTGGAGACTAGGTTGATCCTGAATGGTCCCAACCACAGCTCCCTTAATGTTGGAGGCAGACAGTCGTTGGGCAACCACCACCTCGGGGTGATGAGCAACCACCGCAGCAAGCCAAGCCTACCGATTTCCCCTCCCTCGAATTTTGTAGGGTCCACCCTCAAACCTGTGATGTCAGACTCCCTGTCCATCACCCAGACGCCCTCCGGTCACCCACCACCACCTAGCCATCCCCCACTGTCTCCTCATCTCAAAGCTGGACTACAAAATAAACCCAAACCTCCTCCACCATCAGTCAAACCCCCGCTTCCTGCAGCCAAGTCCAAGCCACCGACCCCATTTCA AAGAGCATCTCCAGATGGCCAGAGCTTCCGCTCATTGAGTGATGAGACGCCTACAGAGTTCAGGAGGAAACGAGAGTCGGCTAAACACGGTGGAGGAGAAGATTCTGATGATGATTACGAAAAT GTGCAGCTTCCAGACTCTGTGTTCATTGACACGACTGAAACTAGCGTTGTAGAAAG GTTATTCAAGAACAGCTCCAGCCCCCCAGCGGATGGACTTTATGGCATCAGAAACTCAGGAACCAAAACCtccaag GTGCTGGTGGTGTGGGACGCCAGTATAAGCAAAGCCAGAAACTACCGCCTGTTTACAGAG GATGACTGCATATTTCTGGAGACCGAAGTGAATTTCCCCACTCTGTCAGCCTTGATCGAACACTACTACAACCATCCCCTTCCTCACCATGGCTCGCTTTGCCTGCAGATCCCCTACACAAAGATAATGAACATCTGA
- the sh3bp2 gene encoding SH3 domain-binding protein 2 isoform X5 translates to MSSPEVCWPVPMRAIGAQNLLTMPGGVSMAGYLHKKGGSQFSLMKWPLRYTILHKGCVYYFKSSTSPAPQGAFSLNGYNRVMRAAEETTSNNVFPFKIVHFSKKHRTWFFSAASEDERRKWMRYLRREIDHYNDRKESHIPSSDSDSDADSFYGTIEKPMDIKHPIDNAEDDYVEDDDDDDEEDYLKPDSECSPTSTGRPTGPPPSYPPPPVPAAFQLRQDSCPTFSKGLPPPVPSHNRIPTSPLPKKPPPSVPPPSILKDPSKGPPPPLPFAPHLQKSTSPTPPPPPPPNAKRTFQSRATSVPGLSNEKKDWKPPLALSVLSPATLPVCDQLETRLILNGPNHSSLNVGGRQSLGNHHLGVMSNHRSKPSLPISPPSNFVGSTLKPVMSDSLSITQTPSGHPPPPSHPPLSPHLKAGLQNKPKPPPPSVKPPLPAAKSKPPTPFQRASPDGQSFRSLSDETPTEFRRKRESAKHGGGEDSDDDYENVQLPDSVFIDTTETSVVERLFKNSSSPPADGLYGIRNSGTKTSKVLVVWDASISKARNYRLFTEDDCIFLETEVNFPTLSALIEHYYNHPLPHHGSLCLQIPYTKIMNI, encoded by the exons ATGTCGTCACCAGAGGTGTGCTGGCCGGTGCCAATGCGAGCCATCGGGGCTCAGAACCTCCTCACCATGCCAGGCGGAGTTTCCATGGCGGGATACCTCCACAAGAAGGGAGGCAGCCAGTTTAGCCTCATGAAAT GGCCACTGAGGTACACTATCCTCCATAAGGGCTGTGTGTACTACTTTAAGAGCAGTACCTCTCCTGCACCACAGGGTGCGTTCTCTCTTAATGGCTACAACAG AGTgatgagagcagcagaggagacgACGTCCAacaatgtttttccttttaagaTCGTCCACTTCAGTAAAAAACACAGGACATGGTTTTTCTCTGCAGCCAGCGAGGACGAGAGGAGG AAATGGATGCGATACCTGCGGAGGGAGATAGATCACTATAACGACAGAAAAGAGTCACACATTCCAAG TAGTGACTCGGATTCAGATGCCGACAGTTTCTATGGCACAATTGAGAAGCCCATGGATATTAAACACCCCATCGATAATGCAGAAGATG ATTAtgttgaggatgatgatgatgacgatgaggAAGACTACCTGAAGCCAGACAGTGAATGTTCGCCGACATCTACAG GTCGACCCACAGGGCCTCCACCCTCCTACCCTCCACCCCCAGTGCCAGCTGCTTTCCAGCTCCGTCAAGACTCCTGTCCAACTTTCAGCAAAGGCCTGCCTCCTCCTGTACCATCACACAACAGAATCCCAACCAGCCCACTCCCCAAAAAACCCCCACCCtctgtcccccctccctccatatTGAAGGACCCCAGCAAAggcccacctcctcctctccccttcgCCCCCCACCTGCAGAAGTCCACAtctcccacccctcctcctcctcctccccccaaCGCAAAGAGAACTTTTCAGAGCAGGGCGACATCTGTGCCAGGGCTCAGCAACGAAAAAAAAGACTGGAAGCCTCCGCTGGCCTTGTCGGTCCTATCTCCCGCCACTCTTCCTGTCTGTGATCAATTGGAGACTAGGTTGATCCTGAATGGTCCCAACCACAGCTCCCTTAATGTTGGAGGCAGACAGTCGTTGGGCAACCACCACCTCGGGGTGATGAGCAACCACCGCAGCAAGCCAAGCCTACCGATTTCCCCTCCCTCGAATTTTGTAGGGTCCACCCTCAAACCTGTGATGTCAGACTCCCTGTCCATCACCCAGACGCCCTCCGGTCACCCACCACCACCTAGCCATCCCCCACTGTCTCCTCATCTCAAAGCTGGACTACAAAATAAACCCAAACCTCCTCCACCATCAGTCAAACCCCCGCTTCCTGCAGCCAAGTCCAAGCCACCGACCCCATTTCA AAGAGCATCTCCAGATGGCCAGAGCTTCCGCTCATTGAGTGATGAGACGCCTACAGAGTTCAGGAGGAAACGAGAGTCGGCTAAACACGGTGGAGGAGAAGATTCTGATGATGATTACGAAAAT GTGCAGCTTCCAGACTCTGTGTTCATTGACACGACTGAAACTAGCGTTGTAGAAAG GTTATTCAAGAACAGCTCCAGCCCCCCAGCGGATGGACTTTATGGCATCAGAAACTCAGGAACCAAAACCtccaag GTGCTGGTGGTGTGGGACGCCAGTATAAGCAAAGCCAGAAACTACCGCCTGTTTACAGAG GATGACTGCATATTTCTGGAGACCGAAGTGAATTTCCCCACTCTGTCAGCCTTGATCGAACACTACTACAACCATCCCCTTCCTCACCATGGCTCGCTTTGCCTGCAGATCCCCTACACAAAGATAATGAACATCTGA